From Drosophila nasuta strain 15112-1781.00 chromosome X, ASM2355853v1, whole genome shotgun sequence, one genomic window encodes:
- the LOC132795740 gene encoding putative mitogen-activated protein kinase kinase kinase 7-like isoform X1 — translation MERKIRLEEISSYLNDQFYIGCGHYSIDYKGTLEDGDVVIKAINVIDDNLLLIKKEIRILRSVYHENIVEFVGYLIDLPKLYLVTEFIGSSLDKVIHKSTDPYTNEQAINWMLQAAKGLHYLHSLTPKLIHRDVRPQNLMIDQDRKVLKLTNFANTNIMGKSEAYLYMAPEIFEGNRFTEECDVFSLGITFWEVLSRKIPYKDSPSNMLTLKKVTQENLRPPLLDISECPEHIKVLIESSWSPQPKRRPKMKKIIAAL, via the exons ATGGAGAGAAAAATTAGACTGGAAGAAATCTCAAGCTACCTTAATGATCAATtt taTATTGGATGTGGTCACTATTCAATTGACTACAAAGGAACATTGGAGGATGGAGACGTAGTGATCAAAGCAATCAATGTAATCGATGATAATCTGCTGTTGATCAAGAAAGAAATTCGCATATTGCGATCCGTTTATCATGAGAATATTGTGGAATTTGTTGGATATCTGATTGACCTGCCCAAACTCTATTTGGTCACAGAATTCATCGGTTCATCTTTAGACAAAGTAATCCATAAGAGCACTGATCCATATACAAATGAGCAGGCCATTAACTGGATGCTCCAAGCAGCCAAG GGCCTTCACTATCTGCATAGTTTAACGCCGAAGCTGATTCATCGTGATGTACGACCTCAAAATTTGATGATTGATCAAGACAGAAAAGTGCTTAAGCTCACGAATTTCGCCAATACGAATATAATGGGAAAATCAGAAGCTTATCTGTACATGGCACCTGAG ATTTTCGAAGGTAATCGATTCACTGAGGAATGCGATGTGTTTAGCCTTGGAATAACTTTCTGGGAGGTTCTCAGTCGTAAGATTCCATACAAAGATAGTCCGTCCAATATGCTGACTTTAAAAAAAGTGACCCAAGAAA ATCTTCGACCCCCATTGTTGGATATATCAGAGTGTCCAGAGCATATAAAAGTGTTGATAGAAAGCAGTTGGAGTCCCCAGCCAAAGCGACGAccgaaaatgaagaaaattatTGCAGCTTTATGA
- the LOC132796530 gene encoding gamma-butyrobetaine dioxygenase: MWPQRVQRALGQVAPSLVRRLSARIVDELYIEVKPREAAKPALTFPGIWLRDNCRCASCFHESSQSRRLDWDNFDASVRPLALHVDANSQQLHVRWSDAHESSYKLDWLQRRSFAGDKQQEYLNGFYRPRPSHWAGKQFDSIAQRFHYDQVMSEDAALQQWLQALAIYGVALLSGAPLDEGVVRRLAERVGFIRRTTYGEEFIVQAKPGAQNYAYLSLPLPLHTDLPYYEYKPSVNILHCVVQTKSQGGSNLLVDAFHIADRLKREHPADFELLSSIDVDWNDIGSEDGREFHNIWRAPIICLDASGEYTRINHSVPQRDSHFNAPLEKVLPWYKAYARFVSMAQKDAHSFKTQPGDVLTFNNLRLLHGRTGYDDSEDNSRYIVGAYLDWDIIYSRLRVLKKRLNVAN; the protein is encoded by the exons ATGTGGCCACAGCGTGTGCAACGTGCCCTGGGGCAAGTGGCTCCTTCGCTGGTACGTCGACTGAGCGCACGCATCGTGGATGAACTGTACATCGAGGTGAAGCCACGTGAAGCTGCCAAGCCGGCTCTCACCTTTCCTGGCATTTGGTTGCGTGACAATTGCCGCTGTGCCTCGTGTTTCCACGAGAGCTCGCAGTCGCGTCGCCTCGACTGGGACAACTTCGATGCCTCGGTGCGTCCGCTGGCGTTGCATGTGGATGCCAACTCGCAGCAGTTGCACGTTCGCTGGAGCGATGCACACGAGAGCAGCTACAAACTGGACTGGCTGCAGCGACGCAGCTTCGCTGGCGACAAGCAACAGGAATACCTCAATGGGTTCTACCGGCCACGTCCCTCACACTGGGCTGGCAAACAATTCGATTCAATTGCCCAGCGCTTTCACTACGATCAAGTGATGTCCGAGGATGCGGCACTGCAGCAGTGGCTCCAAGCTCTGGCCATCTATGGTGTGGCGCTGCTCAGCGGAGCGCCACTCGACGAGGGCGTCGTGCGTCGCCTCGCTGAACGCGTTGGCTTCATTCGACGCACAACCTACGGCGAGGAGTTCATCGTCCAAGCCAAGCCGGGGGCACAGAACTATGCGTATTTgtcgctgccactgccactgcacACAGATCTGCCGTACTACGAGTACAAGCCCAGCGTGAACATCTTGCACTGTGTGGTGCAGACGAAGTCGCAGGGCGGCAGCAATCTGCTGGTGGATGCCTTTCACATTGCCGATCGTCTGAAGCGAGAGCATCCCGCGGACTTTGAGCTGCTCAGCAGCATCGATGTCGACTGGAATGATATTGGCAGCGAGGATGGACGCGAGTTTCACAACATTTGGCGAGCGCCCATCATCTG CTTGGATGCCTCTGGCGAGTACACGCGGATCAATCATAGCGTGCCACAGCGCGACAGCCACTTCAATGCACCGTTGGAGAAGGTGTTGCCCTGGTACAAGGCGTACGCTCGCTTTGTGAGCATGGCCCAGAAGGATGCGCATTCGTTCAAGACGCAGCCGGGCGATGTGCTCACCTTCAACAATCTGCGGCTGCTGCATGGACGCACTGGCTACGATGACAGCGAGGACAATTCGCGTTACATTGTTGGCGCCTATCTCGATTGGGACATTATCTATTCGCGTCTGCGTGTGCTCAAGAAGCGTCTGAATGTTGCCAACTGA
- the LOC132795740 gene encoding putative mitogen-activated protein kinase kinase kinase 7-like isoform X2 produces the protein MERKIRLEEISSYLNDQFYIGCGHYSIDYKGTLEDGDVVIKAINVIDDNLLLIKKEIRILRSVYHENIVEFVGYLIDLPKLYLVTEFIGSSLDKVIHKSTDPYTNEQAINWMLQAAKGLHYLHSLTPKLIHRDVRPQNLMIDQDRKVLKLTNFANTNIMGKSEAYLYMAPEIFEGNRFTEECDVFSLGITFWEVLSRKIPYKDSPSNMLTLKKIFDPHCWIYQSVQSI, from the exons ATGGAGAGAAAAATTAGACTGGAAGAAATCTCAAGCTACCTTAATGATCAATtt taTATTGGATGTGGTCACTATTCAATTGACTACAAAGGAACATTGGAGGATGGAGACGTAGTGATCAAAGCAATCAATGTAATCGATGATAATCTGCTGTTGATCAAGAAAGAAATTCGCATATTGCGATCCGTTTATCATGAGAATATTGTGGAATTTGTTGGATATCTGATTGACCTGCCCAAACTCTATTTGGTCACAGAATTCATCGGTTCATCTTTAGACAAAGTAATCCATAAGAGCACTGATCCATATACAAATGAGCAGGCCATTAACTGGATGCTCCAAGCAGCCAAG GGCCTTCACTATCTGCATAGTTTAACGCCGAAGCTGATTCATCGTGATGTACGACCTCAAAATTTGATGATTGATCAAGACAGAAAAGTGCTTAAGCTCACGAATTTCGCCAATACGAATATAATGGGAAAATCAGAAGCTTATCTGTACATGGCACCTGAG ATTTTCGAAGGTAATCGATTCACTGAGGAATGCGATGTGTTTAGCCTTGGAATAACTTTCTGGGAGGTTCTCAGTCGTAAGATTCCATACAAAGATAGTCCGTCCAATATGCTGACTTTAAAAAAA ATCTTCGACCCCCATTGTTGGATATATCAGAGTGTCCAGAGCATATAA